One part of the Olleya sp. YS genome encodes these proteins:
- the lysA gene encoding diaminopimelate decarboxylase, giving the protein MQNSQLLQIAQDFGSPIYVYDAERIATQYNRLSTAFKGVNQLKINYAVKALSNISVLKLMKQLGAGLDTVSIQEVQLGLAAGFNAESIIFTPNGVSLEEIETVAKLGCQINIDNLSILEQFGTNHPEIPVCIRINPHVMAGGNTNISVGHIDSKFGISIHQIPHILRIVENTKMNINGIHMHTGSDILDIDVFLYASEILFETAKHFKSLEFIDFGSGFKVPYKAGDIETNIEELGEKLSTRFNEFCKEYGKPLTLAFEPGKFLVSEAGQFLVKVNVVKQTTSTVFAQVDSGFNHLIRPMLYGSQHDIRNLSNPEGRERFYSVVGYICETDTFANNRRISEINEGNILAFSNAGAYCYSMASNYNSRYRPAEVLVYNGEAHLIRQRETFDDILKNQVEIDFKPKKVKA; this is encoded by the coding sequence ATGCAAAACAGTCAATTATTACAAATAGCACAAGATTTTGGGAGCCCTATTTATGTTTATGATGCAGAACGTATCGCCACACAATACAACAGACTTAGTACTGCTTTTAAAGGCGTTAATCAATTAAAAATTAATTATGCGGTTAAAGCCTTGTCTAATATCTCGGTTTTAAAATTAATGAAACAATTAGGTGCTGGTTTAGATACTGTTTCCATACAAGAAGTACAATTAGGATTGGCTGCAGGTTTTAATGCAGAAAGCATCATTTTTACGCCAAATGGCGTGTCTTTAGAAGAAATTGAAACGGTTGCTAAATTAGGTTGCCAAATCAATATTGATAATCTATCTATTTTAGAACAATTTGGAACTAATCACCCAGAGATTCCAGTTTGTATTAGAATAAATCCACATGTTATGGCAGGTGGAAATACTAATATTTCTGTTGGACATATTGATAGCAAGTTTGGAATTTCCATTCATCAAATACCACATATACTTAGAATTGTAGAAAATACTAAAATGAACATTAACGGTATCCATATGCATACTGGTAGTGATATTTTAGATATTGATGTGTTTTTATATGCTAGCGAAATTTTGTTTGAAACCGCTAAACACTTTAAAAGTTTAGAATTTATAGATTTTGGTTCTGGATTTAAAGTTCCTTATAAAGCAGGAGATATTGAAACTAATATTGAAGAATTAGGCGAAAAATTAAGCACAAGATTCAACGAATTTTGTAAAGAATATGGTAAACCATTAACCTTAGCTTTTGAACCTGGTAAATTTCTAGTAAGCGAAGCTGGACAATTTTTAGTTAAGGTCAATGTTGTAAAGCAAACTACCTCAACTGTTTTTGCACAAGTAGACAGTGGATTTAACCATTTAATTAGACCTATGTTGTATGGCTCGCAACACGATATTAGAAACCTCTCAAACCCAGAAGGACGTGAGCGTTTTTACAGTGTAGTGGGTTATATCTGTGAAACAGATACCTTTGCTAACAATAGACGCATTTCTGAAATAAATGAAGGCAATATCCTTGCATTTAGTAATGCTGGTGCCTATTGTTACAGCATGGCTAGCAACTATAATTCGCGTTACAGACCAGCTGAAGTCTTAGTTTATAATGGCGAAGCCCATCTAATTAGACAACGTGAAACTTTTGATGATATTCTTAAAAATCAAGTAGAAATAGATTTTAAACCTAAAAAAGTGAAAGCCT